A window of Ipomoea triloba cultivar NCNSP0323 chromosome 2, ASM357664v1 contains these coding sequences:
- the LOC116011168 gene encoding ribulose-1,5 bisphosphate carboxylase/oxygenase large subunit N-methyltransferase, chloroplastic, translating to MPEASTIFQSTLLPPFSHSRRALSSPICHTFFRRNPTTIRCSSVSTEATKIQTVPWGCDTDSLENASALQKWLSDSGMPPQKMAIQRVDIGERGLVALKNIRKGEKLLFVPPSLVITADSEWSVPDAGQVLKRYDVPDWPLIATYLISEASLIKSSRWSNYISALPRQPYSLLYWTRSELDRYLEASQIRERAIERVNDVIGTYNDLRLKIFSKHPELFPEEIFNIETFKWSFGILFSRLVRLPSMDGRVALVPWADMLNHSCEVETFLDYDKSSQGIVFTTDRTYQPGEQVFISYGKKSNGELLLSYGFVPREGTNPSDSVEVSVSIKKSDKCYKEKMEALKKHGLSTSERFPVQITGWPLELMAYAYLAVSPPSMNRQFEEMAAAASNRTSSKKDIRYPEIEEDALQYILDSCESGISKYSKFLQASGEMDLDVTNPKQLNRRVFLKQLAVDLCTSERRILFRAQYILRRRLRDIRSGELRALKIFDGLRNLFK from the exons ATGCCTGAAGCTTCTACCATCTTCCAATCCACTCTCCTCCCTCCTTTCTCTCACTCTCGCAGAGCCCTTTCCAGTCCGATCTGTCACACATTCTTCAGAAGGAACCCAACCACCATACGGTGTTCCTCAGTTTCCACCGAGGCCACAAAAATCCAGACAGTCCCTTGGGGTTGTGATACCGACTCCCTCGAGAACGCGTCGGCTTTGCAGAAATGGCTGTCGGACTCGGGTATGCCTCCTCAGAAAATGGCCATACAGAGAGTGGATATAGGAGAGAGAGGTCTCGTTGCTCTCAAGAATATCAGGAAGGGAGAGAAGCTGCTCTTCGTGCCTCCCTCGCTCGTCATCACCGCCGATTCG GAATGGAGCGTACCAGATGCTGGTCAAGTGTTAAAACGTTATGATGTACCTGATTGGCCGTTGATAGCAACGTATTTAATCAGCGAGGCAAGTCTGATCAAGTCTTCAAGATGGAGTAACTATATCTCTGCCTTGCCTAGACAGCCTTACTCGCTTTTATATTG GACTCGATCAGAGCTCGACAGGTATCTGGAAGCATCACAAATACGGGAGAGAGCAATTGAAAGAGTGAATGATGTTATTGGAAC GTACAATGACTTGAGGCTCAAAATATTTTCCAAGCATCCTGAGTTATTTCCCGAAGAG ATATTCAATATAGAGACCTTTAAATGGTCATTTGGCATCCTCTTCTCACGTTTG GTCCGTTTACCCTCAATGGATGGAAGGGTTGCCTTGGTTCCTTGGGCAGACATGCTGAACCATAGCTGTGAG gTGGAAACATTTCTGGATTATGATAAATCGTCACAAGGCATTGTGTTCACAACAGATAGGACATATCAGCCAGGTGAACAG GTTTTTATATCATATGGAAAGAAGTCTAATGGAGAGCTGTTGCTTTCATATGGATTTGTCCCCAGAGAAGGCACAAATCCCAGTGATTCAGTTGAGGTGTCAGTGTCAATTAAGAAGTCTGACAAATGTTACAAGGAGAAGATGGAAGCTTTGAAAAAGCATGGGTTATCTAC GTCAGAACGGTTTCCTGTACAAATTACTGGGTGGCCATTGGAGTTGATGGCATATGCTTATTTAGCAGTCAGCCCCCCAAGTATGAATAGACAATTTGAAGAG ATGGCGGCTGCTGCATCAAATAGGACATCATCCAAGAAAGATATTAGGTATCCTGAAATAGAGGAAGATGCATTGCAGTATATTCTTGATAGTTGTGAGTCTGGCATATCGAAGTACTCCAAATTCCTTCAG GCGAGTGGCGAAATGGATCTCGATGTAACAAATCCAAAGCAACTTAACAGAAGGGTGTTTCTGAAACAGCTAGCCGTGGATTTGTGCACAAGCGAAAGGAGAATACTATTCCGGGCACAATAT ATATTGAGGAGGAGATTGAGGGATATAAGGAGTGGTGAACTAAGGGCGCTTAAAATTTTTGATGGTCTGAGAAACCTTTTCAAATGA
- the LOC116009675 gene encoding uncharacterized protein LOC116009675, which translates to MAYAQIGRNAVRRQLKTASDGVLHHPLFYAVQGVRYRKVEVILTSSVSKLGKVGDTVKVAPGFFRNHLMPKLLAVPSIDKYRHLLEDQRKIYQPKEDEEVKVVPQTKEDRMKEYQAAANRLDRTKVVLRKFIKVDNEIREPVTKEEIVDEVARQLSVSIEPENLHLPSPLSSLGEFEVPLRLPRSIPLPDGKVQWALKIKIRRK; encoded by the exons ATGGCCTATGCACAAATCGGTAGAAATGCCGTCCGCCGCCAACTGAAGACTGCGTCTGATGGAGTGCTCCACCACCCGCTCTTCTACGCCGTTCAAGGCGTCCGCTACAGAAAAGTGGAAGTCATTCTCACTAGT AGCGTTAGCAAGCTTGGAAAGGTCGGCGATACTGTGAAGGTTGCACCGGGTTTCTTTCGGAACCATCTGATGCCAAAGTTGCTTGCTGTCCCTAGCATTGATAAGTATCGGCATCTCCTCGAAGATCAGCGCAAG ATTTACCAaccaaaagaagatgaagaggtTAAAGTGGTTCCACAGACCAAGGAAGATAGGATGAAAGAATACCAGGCAGCAGCCAATCGCCTTGATAGAACTAAAGTG GTTCTCAGAAAATTCATCAAGGTTGACAATGAGATACGAGAACCTGtaacaaaagaagaaattgTAGATGAG GTTGCAAGACAGCTTTCTGTGAGCATTGAACCTGAGAATTTGCACTTACCTTCTCCTCTATCCTCTCTGGGTGAATTTGAAGTGCCACTTCGCCTACCAAGGTCCATCCCTTTGCCCGATGGAAAGGTGCAATGGGCTCTCAAAATCAAAATTCGGAGAAAATAA
- the LOC116011167 gene encoding long chain acyl-CoA synthetase 8, giving the protein MEGSEGSTPNTTILGTTDNNVKLFAVIAAISIPVLLSLALSGKKKSRKRGVPVEVGGEAGFAMRNAKYTGLVEVPWEGATTVAALFEQSCKKHSRERFLGTRKVVSRDFVTGSDGRKFEKLHLGEYHWESYGQIFDRASNFASGLVKLGHDVDTRAAIFSETRAEWFIAFQGCFRQSITVVTIYASLGDDALVHSLNETQVSTLICDSKQLKKLAAISSSLKSIRNVIYFEDDETANDSNLSKPTGSWTVSSFSEVEKLGKNAPINPTLPIKTDIAVIMYTSGSTGLPKGVMITHGNIVATSAAVMTVIPNLGTHDVYVAYLPLAHVFELAAETVMMAGGASIGYSSALTLTDTSNKIKKGTQGDASVLKPTLMTAVPAILDRVKDGVIKKVDEKGGSAKTLFNIAFKRRLKAIEGSWFGASGLEALLWDIIIFKKIRAVLGGKIRFMLCGGAPLSGETQRFINICVGAPIGQGYGLTETFAGAAFSEADDVSIGRVGPPLPCAYVKLISWEEGGYTINDKPMPRGEVAVGGCSVTSGYFNNEVKTNEVYKVDERGMRWFYTGDIGMFHPDGCLEIIDRKKDIVKLQHGEYISLGKVEAALMSSNYVDNIMVYADPFHNYCVALVVPSHQILEKWAQENSIEYKNISELCDKAEAIKEVQQALSQVAKAARLDKFETPAKIKLIPEPWTPESGLVTAALKLKREPIKARFKEELDKLYK; this is encoded by the exons ATGGAAGGGTCTGAAGGAAGTACCCCAAATACAACTATTCTGGGGACAACTGACAATAATGTTAAACTATTTGCAGTTATTGCTGCTATAAGTATACCCGTCTTACTTTCCCTGGCCCTCTCAGGGAAGAAGAAGTCAAGAAAGAGAGGGGTTCCTGTAGAAGTTGGTGGTGAGGCAGGTTTTGCAATGCGTAATGCTAAGTATACCGGATTGGTGGAAGTTCCCTGGGAAGGTGCCACTACTGTGGCAGCTCTATTTGAGCAGTCCTGCAAAAAGCATTCGCGGGAACGTTTCCTTGGAACAAGGAAAGTAGTAAGTAGGGACTTTGTAACAGGAAGTGATGGAAGGAAGTTTGAGAAGCTTCACTTGGGAGAGTACCATTGGGAAAGTTATGGTCAGATATTTGATCGTGCTTCCAACTTTGCATCTGGTCTTGTTAAATTGGGTCATGATGTGGACACTCGGGCTGCTATTTTCTCTGAAACTCGTGCAGAGTGGTTCATTGCCTTTCAG GGATGCTTCCGCCAAAGTATTACTGTTGTTACCATTTATGCTTCTCTAGGGGATGATGCACTTGTACACTCTTTAAATGAG ACTCAAGTGTCCACACTAATTTGTGATTCCAAACAACTGAAAAAGTTAGCTGCGATTAGTTCAAGCTTGAAAAGCATCAGGAATGTCATTTATTTTGAAGATGATGAGACTGCAAACGATTCCAACCTTTCTAAGCCTACTGGCAGCTGGACGGTGTCTTCTTTTTCTGAAGTTGAAAAGCTTGGTAAAAATGCACCTATTAATCCTACACTGCCTATCAAGACTGATATTGCTGTCATCATGTATACAAGTGGCAGTACAGGATTGCCTAAG GGTGTTATGATAACTCATGGCAACATTGTAGCTACATCGGCTGCAGTTATGACTGTGATCCCAAACCTTGGAACCCATGATGTCTATGTGGCATACTTGCCTCTAGCTCATGTTTTTGAATTGGCTGCTGAG ACTGTGATGATGGCTGGTGGTGCTTCAATTGGCTATAGTTCAGCATTGACGTTAACAGACACATCCAATAAAATCAAGAAAGGAACCCAGGGAGATGCTTCTGTGCTAAAGCCTACTCTAATGACAGCTGTTCCTGCCATTCTCGATCGTGTTAAAGATGGAGTAATAAAGAAG GTTGATGAGAAAGGAGGTTCTGCTAAAACCCTGTTCAACATTGCTTTTAAGCGCCGACTAAAAGCTATAGAAGGAAGCTGGTTTGGTGCAAGTGGCCTAGAAGCTCTATTGTgggatattatcatttttaaaaagattCGAGCAGTACTAGGGGGAAAAATACGTTTCATGCTTTGTGGTGGAGCTCCTTTGTCTGGAGAAACACAAAGGTTCATCAACATCTGCGTGGG AGCTCCAATTGGACAAGGTTATGGTTTGACAGAAACCTTTGCTGGAGCTGCTTTTTCTGAGGCGGATGATGTTTCTATCGGGCGTGTTGGCCCACCACTTCCTTGTGCCTATGTCAAG CTTATTTCTTGGGAAGAAGGTGGTTACACAATAAATGACAAGCCAATGCCCCGAGGAGAAGTTGCTGTTGGTGGATGCAGTGTTACCTCTGGCTACTTCAATAATGAAGTGAAAACTAATGAGGTGTATAAA gttgatgaaaggggtATGCGATGGTTTTACACTGGTGATATTGGAATGTTTCATCCTGATGGATGCCTTGAAATTATTGATAGAAAGAAGGATATTGTAAAACTTCAACATGGGGAGTACATCTCTCTTGGAAAG GTTGAGGCAGCACTTATGTCAAGCAATTATGTGGATAACATAATGGTCTATGCTGATCCCTTTCACAATTATTGTGTAGCTCTAGTTGTTCCTTCACACCAGATCCTTGAGAAATGGGCACAGGAAAACAGTATAGAGTACAAAAATATCTCTGAGTTGTGTGACAAAGCAGAAGCCATCAAAGAGGTTCAGCAAGCGCTATCTCAG GTAGCCAAAGCTGCAAGATTAGACAAGTTTGAGACTCCTGCGAAGATTAAGCTAATACCAGAGCCATGGACTCCAGAATCTGGATTAGTTACAGCAGCTCTTAAATTAAAGAGGGAGCCGATCAAGGCCCGCTTTAAGGAGGAGCTTGATAAATTGTATAAATGA